The region GAGAAGACGGAAGCCGTGGCCGTACCCGCCACCGAGGGCGTCGAGATTCCCAAGCAGCAGTCCGCCGAGGAGGCCGCCGACAGCGAGGCCGGTGAGGGCGCCCGCAAGTAACTGCCCGCGAGGGAAGGCGAACCATGGGTCTGCTGGACAATCTGAAGGCAAAGCTCGCCCCGGCCAAGGAGAAGGTCGCGGACTTCGCACACCAGCACGAGAGCCAGATCGAGCGGGGTCTCGACAAGGCCGCGAAGGTGGTCGACGAGAAGACCAAGGGCAAGTACAGCGACAAGATCCATACGGGCACCGGCAAGGCCATGGGCGCCGTGGACCGACTCGCTCACAAGGACGGCGGCACCCGGGACGACACCTTCACGCCGCCGCCGGACGCACCGCCGCCGGCTTCCTGACGGGCAGGCACGACAGCACGACACATCGACGGACGGCCGCGGAGCGCCACGCTCCCGGCCGTCCGCCGCGTCACCGCAAGGCCGTCGGCCGCGCCCCCGCCCGGCGCCGCTACGACCAGGCCGCGACCACGTACCCGACGCCGTACGGCGCGTCCTCGTACAGCAGTGTGCCCGCGAGCTCGGTGTTCTCGGCCGCGCCCGCGAGGACCTGCCAGGGCGCCCGGCCCGAAGCCTTCAGCTCGTACGCCAGTTCGGCATCCAGCGCCTTCAGCGCCGGCCCGTCCGCCGAACCCAGCGCCCGCGCGACCTCCGCGTCGAAGCCCACGGCCCGCTCGTCCAGGTATCCCGGCGACTTGAGCGTGCGGCACGCGCTGGCGTCGCCCATCACGAGCAGGGCCACCCTCTGCGGCTGCCCGCCGATCCCCCTGCCGACCTCGACGCACCGCTCGGCCGCCAGCGGCTCCCCCACGCCCAGCCCCTCCACGGGCGCCTCGGACCAGCCGGTCCGCTCCAGCAGCCACGCGGCGACGGCGAGTGCCGGGGGCAGCTCCCGCTCCGCCGCTGCCGCCCCGGCGCCCAGCGTCACGTCGAGGTCCACCCCGAAGCCGCGGAACGAGCCCCGCGTACCCGCCGGGTGGGGTCCGCGCCCGCTCTGTCCGGCGGGCCCGACGACCAGCAGCCGGTCGGGGCGGGAGGCCGCGAGGACGCCCAGCGCGTCCGTACAGGCGGTGCGGGCGGCGTCCAGCTCGGGAGCGGCGCCCGCGGCCACCTCGGGCACGAGGAGCGGCGGGCAGGGGCAGACGGCGGCGGCGACAAGCATGATCGGCAGCGTAGCCCCGGAGGACGGCCCGGTGTCAGTCCTCGAAGAGCACGTCGGTCAGGTCGATGACCGTCAGTACGAGAACCACGAGCTTGCCCTCACTGATGACGTACTCGATGAAGAGATTGCGCGACAGGGCGAGTCCGCGCGTGGACTCGTCGCCGAAGACGGAATGGGAGAGCTTGTGCCGCGGATCGGTCGACAGTATGGCGAGGCCACGCTCCAGCAGGTCGCGTCTGTCGGCGGTCAGGCTGTCGCGCACCTTGGCGGCCTGCTCGGTGAACGCAACGCTGTACGGCAACATGTGATGCTCCCTTCCGTGTCCGTATTGTGCCAGGACGTCAGTCGCAGCCGCAGCCGCTTCCGGCAGCCACCGGCAGTGGGGCCGGAGCCCCGATCCCGGGCAGGCCGAGCATCACGCCCGCCGGCTTCGCGGCCTCCGCGGTGTTGCGTTTCTCCCAGGCGTCACCCGCGCGCGTGGGACGCACGCCGAGGACGGCGCCCTCGGCGAGGAGGTGGTGCGGGGCGGCGTACGTGATCTCGACCGTGACGACGTCCCCCGGGCGCACCGCGGTGTCGGGCTTGGTGAAGTGGACCAGGCGGTTGTCGGGAGCGCGGCCGGAGAGCCGGTGGGTGGCGCCGTCCTTGCGGCCCTCGCCCTCGGCGACCATCAGCTCCAGGGTGCGGCCGATCTGCTTCTTGTTCTCGTCCCAGGAGATCTCCTCCTGGAGGGCGGCGAGACGCAGGTAACGCGCCTGGACGACCTCCTTGGGGATCTGGTTGTCCATGGTGGCGGCAGGTGTGCCGGGCCGCTTGGAGTACTGGAAGGTGAACGCCTGTGCGAACCTCGCCTCGCGCACCGCGTGCATCGTCTGCTCGAAGTCCTCCTCGGTCTCGCCGGGGAAGCCCACGATGATGTCGGAGGTGATCGCCGCGTGCGGGATGGCCGCCCGTACCTTCTCGATGATCCCCAGGTAGCGGTCCTGGCGGTAGGAGCGGCGCATGGCCTTCAGGATCGTGTCCGAGCCTGACTGCATGGGCATGTGGAGCTGCGGCATCACGTTCGGCGTCTCGGCCATGGCGGCGATGACGTCGTCGGTGAAGTCGCGGGGGTGCGGGGAGGTGAAGCGGACGCGCTCCAGGCCGTCGATCTTCCCGCAGGCCCGCAGTAGCTTGCCGAAGGCCTCACGGTCACCGATGTCGGAGCCGTACGCGTTGACGTTCTGCCCGAGCAGAGTGATCTCGGAGACACCCTCGCCGACCAGCGCCTCGATCTCGGCGAGGATGTCGCCGGTCCGGCGGTCCTTCTCCTTGCCGCGCAGGGCCGGGACGATGCAGAAGGTGCACGTGTTGTTGCAGCCGACGGAGATCGACACCCAGGCCGCGTACGCGCTCTCGCGCCGCGTCGGCAGCGTCGACGGGAACGCCTCCAGCGACTCGGCGATCTCGACCTGCGCCTCCTCCTGCACGCGCGCGCGTTCGAGCAGGACGGGCAGCTTGCCGATGTTGTGCGTACCGAAGACGACGTCCACCCAGGGCGCCCGCTTCACGATGGTGTCGCGGTCCTTCTGCGCGAGACAGCCACCCACGGCGATCTGCATCCCGGGGCGCTTCGTCTTCATCGGGGCCAGCCGGCCGAGGTTGCCGTACAGCTTGTTGTCGGCGTTCTCGCGCACGGCGCAGGTGTTGAAGACGACGACGTCCGCGTCACCGTCCGCATCCTTGGGCGCTCGCACATAACCGGCGTTCTCCAGCAGACCGGACAATCGCTCGGAATCGTGGACGTTCATCTGGCACCCGTAGGTGCGCACTTCGTATGTCTTGACGTCCACTGCCCGACTCCGGTCACCGCTGCTCATGCGACAAGGGTAGGCGGTGCGTGAGGCAGGGCCGTACGGGTTACCGCTCGCCCTCCGTCCAGCCCTGGCGGCGCAGGACGGCTCCGACGTCCGGGGCCCGGTAGTGGTCGCCCTTGAGCACCTTGCCGTCGGCCCTGCGGGTGACCAGGCCGTCGGGACCCAGCTTCGTCATGTTGGCCCGGTGGATCTCCGCGATCACCGCGTCGAGGTCGATGCCGTGGACCAGGGCCGTGCCGTACGCCACGTACACGACGTCGGCCAGCTCGTGCGCCAGCCGGTCCAGCGGGCCGGTGACCGAGACCTCGGCGACCTCCGCGGCCTCTTCCGCGAGCAGCTCACCCCGGTGCGCCGCGAGCTGCGGGGAGACCTCAGCAGGCGTACCGCGGGTGTCGAGACCGAAAGCGAGGTGGAATTCCCGGACGAGGTCGACGGGCGAGGCGGCGGCGGGAGTGGCGGAAGCAGGGGTACCGGGACGCATGCGGTGACTCTAGCGATCTCGCGACGGCTCACGAGGGCGGATGCGATCGTCGTACCGCAGGTGTCCCCTCCCTCTTATTCCTGGCCAGCACCGGTCCCGTACTGGCAGGATCTCGCCCATGTTCAAGGTGCTCCGGATCCGCAGGCGACACGCCCTCATGGGCTCGGCCGCCGGTTTCGTGGTCTTCGGGCTGCTGCTGTGGTGGCTGCTGCCGCTGGACGAGGCACCCCCGGGCGGGACGATCACGTTCAGCACCGGGGCACCTGCCGGCGTCTACCAGCAGTACGGATCGGAGCTCCGTTCGTCCTTCGCGAAGGACATGCCGAACCTGGACGTACGGATGATGACCAGCGAGGGGTCCCAGGAGAACGTCAGGCGAGTGGCCACGGGCAAGGCGGACTTCACCATCGCGGCGGCCGACGCCGTGGAGACGTACAAATTGCAACGGCTGCCCGGGGCCGACCAACTGCGCGGGGTCGCACGTCTGTACGACGACTACATGCAGCTCGTCGTGCCGCGTGACTCGAAGATCAGCACCGTGGCGGATCTGCGGGGCAGGCGCGTCTCCATAGGACCGGAGAGCTCGGGCGTACGGCTGATCGCCGACAAGATACTCACCGCCGCAGGCCTCGACCCCGCCAAGGACATCACACCGTTCGCCGACGGCATCAGCACCGGGCCCGGGCGGCTTCAGCGGGGCCAGATCGACGCGTTCTTCTGGTCGGGCGGTCTGCCCACGAACGGTCTGGTGCAGCTGGCGAAGAACTTCCCCTTCCGCTTCGTCCCGATCGACGGGGACCTCGTCACCAAGCTGCACGAACAGGGCGGGGCGTCCCGGCACTACCGGGCCACCAACATGCCCGAGTCGGCCTACCCGTCCATCCAGGACGGCTCGACCGTGGCGACACTTGCGGTGTCCAACCTGCTCATGACACGCGAGGACGTGGATCCCAAACTCACCGAGTGGCTGACCCGGTCGGTGATCAACAGCCGGGACCGCATCGGCGCCCACGTCCACTCGGCACAGCTCGTGGACCTGCGGACCGCCATCTACACCGACCCGCTGGCCCTCCACGAGGGTGCCCGGCGGTACTACCGCTCGGTCAAACCGTAGGCCCGTCCGGCTCGGGTCCCCAGGACGCGGGCCCCTCAGGACACCGGGCCCGACCTCGGCACCCGCACCGTCACCTTCAGGCCGTGCGGCTCGTGACGGTCGTACGAGATCGTGCCGCCGCCCGCTGCCAGCAGGACCCGGGAGATGGACAGGCCGAGGCCCGAGCCCTTCACGTTCTGGTGCCGGCCGCTGCGCCAGAAGCGGTCGCCGATACGGACGAGTTCGTCGTCGGTGAGGCCCGGGCCGCCATCGGTGACCACGACCGTCGAGGACGCGC is a window of Streptomyces sp. B21-083 DNA encoding:
- a CDS encoding antitoxin, which codes for MGLLDNLKAKLAPAKEKVADFAHQHESQIERGLDKAAKVVDEKTKGKYSDKIHTGTGKAMGAVDRLAHKDGGTRDDTFTPPPDAPPPAS
- a CDS encoding class III extradiol dioxygenase subunit B-like domain-containing protein → MLVAAAVCPCPPLLVPEVAAGAAPELDAARTACTDALGVLAASRPDRLLVVGPAGQSGRGPHPAGTRGSFRGFGVDLDVTLGAGAAAAERELPPALAVAAWLLERTGWSEAPVEGLGVGEPLAAERCVEVGRGIGGQPQRVALLVMGDASACRTLKSPGYLDERAVGFDAEVARALGSADGPALKALDAELAYELKASGRAPWQVLAGAAENTELAGTLLYEDAPYGVGYVVAAWS
- a CDS encoding TAXI family TRAP transporter solute-binding subunit, which encodes MFKVLRIRRRHALMGSAAGFVVFGLLLWWLLPLDEAPPGGTITFSTGAPAGVYQQYGSELRSSFAKDMPNLDVRMMTSEGSQENVRRVATGKADFTIAAADAVETYKLQRLPGADQLRGVARLYDDYMQLVVPRDSKISTVADLRGRRVSIGPESSGVRLIADKILTAAGLDPAKDITPFADGISTGPGRLQRGQIDAFFWSGGLPTNGLVQLAKNFPFRFVPIDGDLVTKLHEQGGASRHYRATNMPESAYPSIQDGSTVATLAVSNLLMTREDVDPKLTEWLTRSVINSRDRIGAHVHSAQLVDLRTAIYTDPLALHEGARRYYRSVKP
- the miaB gene encoding tRNA (N6-isopentenyl adenosine(37)-C2)-methylthiotransferase MiaB, giving the protein MSSGDRSRAVDVKTYEVRTYGCQMNVHDSERLSGLLENAGYVRAPKDADGDADVVVFNTCAVRENADNKLYGNLGRLAPMKTKRPGMQIAVGGCLAQKDRDTIVKRAPWVDVVFGTHNIGKLPVLLERARVQEEAQVEIAESLEAFPSTLPTRRESAYAAWVSISVGCNNTCTFCIVPALRGKEKDRRTGDILAEIEALVGEGVSEITLLGQNVNAYGSDIGDREAFGKLLRACGKIDGLERVRFTSPHPRDFTDDVIAAMAETPNVMPQLHMPMQSGSDTILKAMRRSYRQDRYLGIIEKVRAAIPHAAITSDIIVGFPGETEEDFEQTMHAVREARFAQAFTFQYSKRPGTPAATMDNQIPKEVVQARYLRLAALQEEISWDENKKQIGRTLELMVAEGEGRKDGATHRLSGRAPDNRLVHFTKPDTAVRPGDVVTVEITYAAPHHLLAEGAVLGVRPTRAGDAWEKRNTAEAAKPAGVMLGLPGIGAPAPLPVAAGSGCGCD
- a CDS encoding MazG nucleotide pyrophosphohydrolase domain-containing protein, with product MRPGTPASATPAAASPVDLVREFHLAFGLDTRGTPAEVSPQLAAHRGELLAEEAAEVAEVSVTGPLDRLAHELADVVYVAYGTALVHGIDLDAVIAEIHRANMTKLGPDGLVTRRADGKVLKGDHYRAPDVGAVLRRQGWTEGER